In Atribacterota bacterium, the DNA window AAGAATAGTTATCAAGATAATTGAGAATTGATTCATAAAATCCTCCACTTTAGTTATTTTATCATATTTATAACACATATCTCTTTTTTGCCTCTCTTAATGAACGCATTCTATAATATAAAATATCAGGTAAAAAAGAATAGCATAAATATTATTTTAAAGTTATTATATTATTGGTAGAATTAGATTATCGATAAAACTAAAGGGTATAATTATGAAAAAGCTAAAGATTGACTTATCAATGATAGAAGCGGCAATGGAAGATGCAGAAAGATATTATAATAAGTATTTTCTCGATAGGGATACCGGAGAGGTTATTATATTAACAGAAGAGGTAACAGGATATACAAAAGAGCAAGAATTAAGAGATGATTTATCGGAATGGATGCTCAATGAGCTTAAAATAGCTAAAGAGATATTAATTGATAATCCCGAACGTTATATAAATATACCTATGAAGCCGGTTTATGAGAGCTACAATCTTATGGTGGAATTTGCGGATAGTGTAACAGATGAATTGTTAAGAGAAAAATTAAATATTACCCTGGTTGGCAAGGGCGCTTTCCATCGTTTTAAAATGGTATTAAGTGATTATCCTTTTTATAAACAGAAATGGTTTCAATTTAAGGAACAAAGATTAAAGATAGAGATTTTAGATTGGTTACGAAGCATTGGTATTGAAGTAATAGAATAACTTGGCTTTCTTTATTTGAATCTCATGCTTTCAATGGAAAAAGGAGGAGGAAGATGCTTAGTAAGTTTATGAAGGAAGCTATTCGGTTATCCATAGAAAATATCAGAATGGGAGGAGGTCCTTTTGGAGCTGTTATTGTCAAGAATAATCAGATTATTTCAACCGGAGTTAATGCTGTCACTAATAATAATGATCCCACCGCTCATGCCGAGATACAGGCTATCCGCCAGGCCTGTCAAGAATTAAAGACCGTTAATTTATCAGGTTGTAGCATCTTTACTTCCTGTGAACCATGCCCCATGTGTTTGGGAGCTATCTATTGGGCGCATCTAGATGCCGTTTATTATGGTAACACCAGAAAAGATGCTCACAAGATTGGATTTGCCGATGATTTGATTTATACTGAGTTTAATCGACCCCTTTCTCAGCGAACTACACCAATGGTTCAGATTAATGCAGAAGAAGCCAAAGAAGCCTTTCTGTTATGGGAGGAATCAGAAAATAAGATAAGATATTAACAGTTTATCAGAAAATATTTTTCATAAGGGGGAAGTTCTGTTATGAAAAAGAAGATATCTGAAATTACTATGGAATGTATTGTGGGAGACATTGCTGCCCAGAAAGATATGACTGCAGTGGTAAATGCAGCTAATGCTCAATTGAGAATAGGTGGGGGAGTAGCTGGAGCATTGCATCGAGCTGCCGGACCGGGATTGGAAGAGGAATGTAGACCCTTGGCACCTATTAAACCTGGCGAGGCAGTTATTACCGGTGGTCATAAGCTGCCAAATAGATATGTTATTCATTGTCTGGGACCGGTTTATGGTATTGATAGTCCTGAAGATTTACTATTGGCGAGTTGCTATAAAAATGCTTTACAGTTAGCAGACCAGCACCGTATTGATTCAATTGCCTTTCCTGCGATTTCTACCGGTGCCTTTGGCTATCCCATTAAAGAAGCTACCCAGATTACTTTTCGTACCATAAAAAAGGTATTACCGAAACTGATCCACATAAGACACATCCGCTTTGTATTATACGATCAGAGTACTCTTTCTATCTATGAACAATATCTGGAAAAATTGAATAACTAATCTTTGCTGAGTCCTGCAATTCTAACTCTACTCTAATAGAAAATACCTTTATTCTCCCAATATAGAAATGATTGCTATATAATAAAAATAATTTAAATGCATTTTATACGAGACAGTAATAAAATTAATATATTTTTAAAATAAGGTAATAGAAAGGCTTGACTAAAGTAAACTCTTTTTATATAATGTAATCGATAACATTGTAAACGATTACATTATAGTTATAAAATGAATTTATTTAGGTATTATAATAATAAATATGAAAATTAATATAAAAAGTGTGGCTGAAAAAGCAGGGTTTTCTACAGCAACTGTATCAAGAGTTCTAAGAAATTATCCAGGAGTTAGAGGAAAGACCAGAAAAAAAGTTCTTAAAGCTGTATCAGAATTAAATTATGAAGTAAATGCAGTAGCGAGGAGTCTCAGACAGAAAAAAACTTATTCGATTGGAATAATTGTTGGAAATGTTCTTTCGCAATTTTACTCAGTCATTGCTAAATCAGTTGAAGATACTGCCAATAAATATGGATATAATGTTATTTTATGTAATGGAGACGAAGATTCAGAAAAAGAATTAAATTATTTGAAAATATTAAAATCTAATAGAGTAGATGGTATAATCCTTACTCCTACTGGCAAAAATCCTACATATATTCAACATTTAATAAATTCAGGAACTAAAGTAGTACTTTTAGACCGCTTACTAGAAGGAGTAAACTGTGATGCTGTATTAGTTGATAATGCAATTGGTGCTTATAAGGCTGTTAGACATTTAATAGAAAAAGGATATAGAAAAATTGGAATAGTAAATGGCTACCTTGACCGAACTACTGGTACGGAAAGATTGGAAGGCTATTTAAATGCATTGAGAGAAGCGGGGATTGCAAAGGATAATAGTTTAATTAAAATTGGTAATTTTAAAAAAGAAAGTGGCAGAAAATTAACTAAAGAATTATTGAATCAATCAAACAAACCAGAAGCAATCTTTACTACTAATATAGATATGTCTATTGGTGCATTGGTTGCTATTAAAGATATGAATTTAAAAATTCCTGAAGATATAGGTATTGTTTGCTTTGATGATTCTGATTGGATGGCAATTTTTGAACCCCCTATAACTGTAATTAGGCAACCAGTATACCAATTAGGTTCTACAGCAACTGAATTGTTAATAAGAAAAATAGAGAACGATCAAGACAATTTACCTATCCGTCCAAGAATAATATTAAATACAGAATTAATCATTAGAAATTCTATTAAAATTTAACTGATTCAATAAAATAATTGCTTTTCCTTAACTGGCAAAATTCTAATAAGATAGGAGGTGTATAAATCTATATATTATAATAGCAATTAACAGAATGATTAAATTAAAAAATAAAAAAGGAGAGTTTCTTATGAAAAGAGTTAAAATTGTTTTGATAGTATGTTCGCTTATTCTTTTGTCATCTATGTTGGTTTTTGCTGAACAACCAAAGTATAGCTTGAAATTTTCTACTGCTGCTACCCCTCAAGAGCCACAAACCCAGGGTTTTATGAAATTTGCTGAAATCATAGAAAAATTAACCAATGGAAATATTAAAGTAACTGTATATCATTCTGGACAATTAGCAGACCAGAAAACCCAAGTTCTCGGTACTATGCGAGGAGATATTGATATGTCTGATGGCTCACCTACTTGGTTTGCTGATTTAATACCATATCCCGAAATCGGAGTCTTAGAAGCAGCCTATGCTTATAAAAATTTAGATCATCTATACCATGTATTAAATGGTCCTATCGGTAAAGCTTACTGGGATGAACTCAGGAAGCGATCAGGATTAGTGGTTTTAGATACCTGGTTTCTAGGTACCAGACAATTGAATTTTATTAAGGATGTTGGTGAAGTTAGGGTTCCTGAAGACTTAAAGGGAGTTAAACTAAGGATGCCTGGATCTGAAGTTTGGATGGATGTTGGTCGAGGTTTAGGCGCTCAGCCTACTCCTCTGGGATTTAATGAAGTATATATGGCATTAAAGACCGGAACTATAGATGGACAGGATAATCCACTACCAACAGATTATTCTAGCAAATTTTATGAAGTTACCCATTACATTGTCTTAACTGATCACCAGATGACCATAATTAATCCTACAATTAATGAAAAAGTTTGGGAGAGTATGCCGGACGACTATAAAGTTTATATGAAAATGGCGTTATTAGCGGGAAGATATCACTGCAATCAATTAGTTTTAGAACAGGAAGCAAGTTTAATTGCCAAGTTCCAAAATGAATTTGGTATGGAGATTATCATTCCGAATAAAGCTGCTTTTATGGAAAATGTTAAAAAAGTGTATGAAAAGAATGATTCAATCTGGGGTAAGGGTGTTTATGAAATGATACAAAACGCTAGTTCAGAATTATATGAAGCAAAATAATTAAATAATCTTTTTTACTTGTGTAATTTGGAAGAGGAGAAAATAATTTTCTCCTCTTCCAAGAGCAAGTTAAGCTAATATTCATTTTTTAATTTTTCTGAAAATATGTTCTTTAAAAGCTAAATAGTAAGAGGGAAAGATTCTGCAAAAATCTCGCTAGACTTAGGTTAGGAAGAATAATTGATTATCTTCTAGAAAGACTTGTTAGATACCATTTTGTTGTTTTACAAAAACATGTTTAGCATATATAAAGGAGGAAGCAAATCAAGTGGGATTATTGAAAAGCGTGTATCGCTTTATTATTATATTTTTTGAAGAATATTTATCTGCTATTGCTCTGATTACCTGTTTTTCAACAATTGTTATTCAAGTGTTTTATAGATATTTCCTTAATATTTCCTTAGAGTGGCCTTTTGAATTATCTATTTATGCTTATATTTGGACCTTATATCTAGGAGCTGCTTGGGGAGTAAGAGAAGAGAATCATGTTAAGTTTAACATGATTTACGATTTTTTATCTTTAAATGTACAAAAAATGCTTAATATCATTTTTAACTCCATTACTACTCTTATTTTTATTATTATTTTTATCCCTGTTTGGGATTATCTCTTATTTAATTACAGAATCAAGACAGTTGCCCTTAAAATACCCTGGACTTTTGTTTTTGGAGTTTTTTCTATTTTCTTAGTCTTAACCATTATTCACAATATTGATCATATTATTCGTGATATAAATTACTTAATTGTTAATAAAAAATCAATAAGACAGGAGACTAGATAAATGTTTTTAGCGATATGGGTGATTTTATTTATAATTATGTTCTTGTTTGGATATCCCATTATCTTTGCAATTTCCATTCCTTCAATTCTTTATATTATTTTAACTAAAATACATTTGGCAGTTATCGTGGATACTATGGTAATAGGTTTTGAAAAACAATTTGTTTTATTATCAGTTCCATTATTTATTTTAGCTGCTAAGATAATGAATGAAAGTTTGATAACTGAGCGTCTTTTTAATTTTGCTGGTAAGCTAGTAGGTTCACTGAAAGGTGGGCTTGGTCATGTTAATGTGCTTGTTTCGGTTATTTTTGCTGGTATGACAGGTTCAGCAATTGCTGATGCCTCTGGTTTAGGACTAATAGAAATAAAAGCAATGAATGATGCTGGATTTGATCCAGAGTTTAGCTGTGCAGTTACATCAGCAAGTTCTACAATTGGCCCTATTATACCTCCAAGTATCCCGATGGTAATATATTCAATGATTTCAGGAGCTTCAGTAGGACATTTATTTATTGGTGGAGTTATCCCTGGTGTATTTTTAGCATTGGCTATGATGATTTATGTAGCATATATTTCAAAAAAAAGAGACTACCCTGCTGATGAATCATTTAATATAAAAAGTTTAGTGAAATCTTTTTTAAAAGCATTTTTCCCGTTATTAACACCAGTAATTTTGTTAGGGGGCATCTACGGGGGAGTATTTACTCCTACAGAAGCAGCTGCAGTTGCTGTTTTTTATGCTTTTATATTATCAGTAGTTGTTTATCGTATTTTAGGATGGAAGAAATTAATCAGGATTTTTAAAGAATCAGCTTTGAGTACGGGACAAGTATCAGCAATGGTGGCAGCTGCACTTATTTTTAGTTATATCGTCTCCCGGGAACAAATACCGGTAGCCATTACAAATGCTGTTATGAATTCAGGGATTATTACTAATAAATATACTTTCTTATTATTTATAAATCTATTTTTATTATTATTGGGTTGCTTTATGGACCCTATTGTAGGACAACTTATAGTAATGCCTATACTTATACCGATCGCAATATTGTTTGAAATAGATTTGGTTCACCTTGGAGTTATCTCTACATTGAATTTTATGATTGGGCTTTCTACTCCTCCCTATGGTGAGAGCTTATTCATTGTAAGTGCCATATCAGGTACTCCATTAGGAGGGATTATCAGGGAAATGTGGCCTTTTATAGGTGTTTTAGTAGCTGTTTTGTTAACTTGCACTTACTTGCCAGAGTTAGTTTTATTTTTACCTAAATTAGCAGGGTATATTCCTTAAATAAGTATTATATATAGTAAATTATTTTATGGATATCTAACAAAAATATATAAAAGAGGTAATAAAAATGGAAATTAACCTCAAATTAATAGAGATGTATTATCAGGATATTGAAGAAAAAAGTAAAGAGAATTTAGATAAAGCAATAAAAAAAATTGTAGAAGTAAAGAAAAAAAATGGAAAGATAATGGTAGTAACCGGTAGTGGACCAAATCTTCACGAAGGTGTTACCACATTAATTTCTGAATTAATGGATAAAAATATTATTAATAGTGTCAGTACAAGTTCGGCAGTTGTAGCTCATGAGATGGCTGGTAGCTTAGACAAGGTTAAGAGGGTAAAAGTAGATAAATTAGGAATTAAAATAGATAAAAATTATATTCCTAGAGGGAATATTTTTGAATTTACTCAGTTGAAAGAAGATGATTTGGAAATTCTGAAAAAAGAAATGATTTTAGATGAATCCTTATTGGAAGAATCTAAATCTATTGATGGTGAAATCATTATTAAAGCAGCAGGGAATATGGCTTACCCTATGGGGTTAAGAACCGAAATTCTTTCACGTAAAATACTTCACATTTCCCAAACCTATAATTTACCTTTTGAAGAGGTAGCTGGATGGGCAGCAGATCAGAGGACTATGATAGGTAGGGGAGCAGAGAAAGGTCTTCCGGTTATTGTAACTGTACCTCAGCTTGTTGGAGGAGGAGTAGTTGGCCTTTCAATTGGAGATAGCATTTCTATATCAGAAAGATCAATGCGTATTGCCAGAATGTTAGAAGAGGCAGATATTATTATAGAATCAGCGGTAGCCTTAACCCAGGAAATACATGATGGACCTTTTGAATGCTATACTGGTCATGGTATCTGGTCTTATTGGAATGGAATGAAAACTTTTAGTCTAAAAGAAAAGACTCTCATTAGAATAGATTTAGATGAGAATTTAATGAGAGCTAAGTTAATGGAGGAGGAGAATAAAAAAATTCAAGAAGCTATAAATAAAGGATTGCCAAAGACCAAGGTTACTGGAATACCATTTCGAATGGAGATGTCTGCTTTTGCCAGACATGAAAATAGCATTCCAATTGTAGGGGATATTGGTAAAATTTGGCCTATTATAGCATACAGAGTTGCTGATGGATTAGGTATTTATCTTGATTTTATAAGCTATCCTCAAGAATCTGAAGAAGGAAAGAATATGAGAGAATGGATAGTAGAAAATGTTAAGCCCATAAACAGAGAAAGACTTTTCAAAAAAGCCCAGCAATATAAATTGGAGTTAAATTAGAAAGGAGATTACAGGCAATGAAAGTAATAGGAATAATACCTGCTCGATATAGTTCTACTAGATTACCTGGAAAACCTTTGAAGGATATTGGTGGAAAAACAATGATTCAGAGAGTATATGAGCGGGTTAAAGAAACAAAATTATTAGATAAAATAATTGTTGCTACAGATGATAGAAGAATTAAAGAAGAAGTGGAAAAATTTAATGCTAAAGCCATAATGACCTCAGTTTCTCATCCTAATGGTACCTCTCGAATTGCTGAAGTTATTCAAGATATAGATGTTGATATTGTAATAAATATCCAAGGGGATGAGCCTTTTATACGTTCTGAGATAATAGATGAGCTAGTAGAAATATTAATGAAAGATGAAAATATTCCCATGGCTACCCTCTGTTGTGAAATAAAGAATAAAGAAAAATTTACAAACGAGAATGTTGTAAAAGTAGTTCGTGATATTAATAGCTATGCTTTGTATTTCAGCCGCTCTTTGATACCATATCCAAGAAAAGAAATTAATTTTAAGGTGTTTGAACATATAGGGATTTATGGTTATCGCAAGTCATTTTTAAAAGAATTTGTTAAATTAAAGGACACGCCTTTATCTATTATAGAATCATTAGAACAGTTAAAAGCTCTGGAATATGGTACAAAATTATTCGTTGTTGAAACGAAATATGAGTATAATGCTTTGAGTATAGATACTCCAGAAGATCTTGAAGAAGCAAGGAAAATTATAAAGGAAGGCAGAGAGATAAAATAATTAGTGTAAGGATTGTCATTTTTGTCTACTAATACATTTACAGGTTGTTTTGTCTTTTTTTCAAATTTTTTAAGTAGCAAGATAGGCAGGAGGCAAAAACATGATTATTGATATGCTAGAAAATTCTCACTTATATTTACCAATAAATAATAAGTTTAGAAAAGCATTTGATTTTATAAGAAATAAGGATCTTATGAATTTAGAACCGGGAAAATATGAGATTTATGGTCTTAATATTTATGGTGTTGTAAATAATTATTTTACTAAACCAAAAAAAGAGGGATTATGGGAAGCTCATCATCATTATATAGACATACAATATGTGATAACCAATAAGGAATTAATAGGCTATACGAATTTAAGCCAAGTAGAAAAATACAAGGTATATGATGAAAATAAAGATATTGAGTTTTTTACAGGCAAAGGTAGCCACCTTATTGTTAATGCCGGAACTTTTGTTATCTTTTATCCGCATGAAGTACATATGCCAGGGATTGCTTTAGAAAATCCAGAAAAAGTTAAAAAAGTTGTAATAAAAGTTTTGCTTGAATGAAACATAAAAGAAATATAGAAAAATCACTAATATTTATGAAATCGCGAAGGTCTGGGAAATATTAAAAGTAGCATCAAAGAAAGAGATAGGAGGATTATCTTAATGAAAAGAATGAAAAATATAGTTGTACCCACAATTACACCTTTTGATAAAAATGGTGAAATAGATATTGAGGGGATTAAGGTGCATTATGATTTTTTAATTAAAAAAGGAGTTAAAGACTTCTATATTTTAGGTACAACAGGTGAAGTATTTTTAATGAATATAGAGGAAAGAAAAAAAACTGCTGAATTAATAATAAACCATGTTGGTGATAGAGGGAATGTATTTGTCCATACTGGTTCAATATCTACTAAAGAAGCATGTGAATTAGGGCAGCATGCAGAAAAAATAGGAGCAGCAGGCATTGGAGCTGTAACCCCTTTTTACTTTAATGTAAGTCAATATGAAATGGAGAATTATTATTATTCAATAGCAGAAAGTGTAAGTGAAAGCTTTCCAGTGTATTTATATAATCTTCCTGGATGTACAACAAATGATTTATTACCCGAAACTGTATCTAAATTAGCTAAAGTAGAAAATATAGTGGGAATTAAAAATAGCATGTCAGATATCTTTAGGTTAAGTCGATTGATTGATGAAACACCAAATGATTTTGATGTAATCATCGGATCAGATCCTATTATCATGCCTGCTATGCTGTATGGCGCAAAGGGGAGTGTATCAGGAAATGCTAATGTGTTTCCTGAGGTATTTTTAGAATTTTACCAGGCATTAAAAGAAAACAATTATGAAAAGGCACATGAAAAACAAATTGCCATAAGACATATAGCAATGATTTTAAAAGATGGAGCAAATCTAGCTTATTTTAAACAAGCCCTTGTTTATAGAGGATTTAAGCAAACTTTTACCAGAAAACCTTTACTGGGTCTCCATCGACAAGAGAAAGAGGAACTGAATAAGGAAGTACAAGAAATAATAAGGAAATACCTTTAGATAAAAATATTAACATATTTTTATCATATGGCTATGAGTAATAAATTTATTAATCTTACTTTTTAAGAATAGATTAATTTAGAAATGGTAAAAAGAGTATTATTGATTTTCTGAATACTGAGTTTTTAATCATTCAGAATAATATTTTAATATATGGGTATAGCTATAAAAGAATTAATTAAAATAATTGAAAAAAAAATAAAAAGAGATCCTCAAGGGAAGGAGAGGATTGCCCGAGTTTTAGAAGACATAGAAGTAGATTTTTTACCTTTGATATTCTGGAGACCTCAAAATATTTCTGTTCCTGGAAAGACCTATGATATGGAAGAGCAATTTTATGATAAAGAAAAGATGCTTTATGCTCATTTAGAAGAGATTGAAAAATGTGCTGAAAATACTTTTGATGCTCTTTTATGTATACGTCCTAATTTTGGAACTATATTTATTCCTGCTATGTTTGGATTGAAATATAAAGTGCCAAGAGATACTTTTCCTTGGATAACCCTTCATCTAAGTAAAGAAGAAATAAAAAATTTTAAAATGCCAGCATTAGGTAATATTGAAATTATGAAAAAAGCAATTGATTGTCTTACTTTTTTCAAAGAGAAATTACCTAATTGGATACATGTATATCTTCCAGATACCGAAGGACCTTTTGATATTGCCCATTCTGTTTATGGAGATAATATTTTTTATGATATTTATGATGATCCAGCCTTTGTCCATTACCTTTTAGGGCTTTGTACCGAATTGTATATCGAAGTTACTAAAAAATTGAAAAAGGTGATAGGTGAAAATAATAATAATTGCTATCACGGACATGCACTGGTAAGGGGGATTTATATGAGAGACGGTGGTGTCCGTATTTCTGAAGACAGTGCTACTTTGTTATCTCCAAAGCACATTGATGAATTTGTCATTCCATATGATAAAAAAGCATTGAAAACATTTGGAGGAGGGTTCATTCATTATTGTGGTAAACACGAATATTTATTAAACTCTTATTTGCAAATAGAAGAAGTAAGAGCCATTAATTTAGGTAATCCCGAAATGTACGATTTTTATACCACTATGAGAAATTTTTTAATATATAGAAAGTGCTATTTTGGATTGTGGCCTAAAGAAAATGGAGAAACTTTAGAGAAGAGATATATAAATAGAATGAAAGAAGCTACTGAGGGAGGCAAAAGAGGTCTTATTCTTCATTTTGATGAACAGATGTTTCCTGAGTACTCTTGCTCGGAAATTTTACAAAAATGGAGAGCAGAAAAAGTTTTTCATAGTTAAATAATATAGATATTAAAACAATAAGGCTTGATGATTCTTTTATAAACATGTCATTCCAAAATATTCTTATTAATTTATTCTCTTTCATCTTGAAGATGTAAACAATAATATAAATCAGTATAATTTCCGATTTTAGAAGAATAAATATTATGCAGACATTAAATTTAAGAAATCATATTCCCATAAGTGGTCCAGCTAGAAGAGAACCTGTTGATGGTACAGAATCCGATATGCGAGTATCCCTTGGTTTTGTTCCCGGCTGGTTTCATCAGAGATGCGGGATTGATTTTTCGGAAAAATGGCATAAAGATCCTTTTTATCGTTATGAAACTTTGGTAAAAATGAAGAAGGTGTTATGTAAGATCTTTCCTTCGGTTACATATTGGAATGAGGATTATAAAGATGATTTAGCTACTATTTCTGGATGCTATGGTATCTATCTTATTCCGCTCGCTTTTAGTTTTCCAGTAATATATCAGAAGGATCGATGGCCGGTACTGGATCCTAAAACAGCCAAGCTTGGTGATCAAGAAATTGTCCAATTAAATATAGATAAAATTCTAAATGGCTCATTTGTTGAAGAATTATTTCAACAAATGGATATTATTAAGAGAGAATGGAGCAAAATTCATGGTTACTTAAACTGGCAGGGGATTTTAAATAATGCGTATTATTTAAGGGGAGAGAATATCTTTACCGATTTTTATGATAAACCAGCTCTGGTGAAGCACTTTTTCTCTATAATTTGTGAGGTAATGATAAGATTAGCCCAAAAAGTTCAAAAAAGACAGCGAGAGTCCGGGTTTTATATTAATCATTTTTCTGTAAGTAATTGTACGCTTAACATGATATCTCCTCAAATTTATCGAGAATTTTTATTTCCTTATGATAAAAAAATTGCCGAAAGTTTTGAAAGATTTGGTGTGCACACATGTAATTGGGATGTGACACCTTATTTAGAGGAGTTAAAAAAATTGCCAAAAATCGGTTACCTAGATATGGGAATTATGTCTGATCTAAAAAGAGTCAAAAATATGTTTCCTGAAGCCAGGAGAGCGGTTGGGTATTCGCCTGTTCGATTACAGGAAGCAAATTTG includes these proteins:
- a CDS encoding uroporphyrinogen decarboxylase family protein, coding for MQTLNLRNHIPISGPARREPVDGTESDMRVSLGFVPGWFHQRCGIDFSEKWHKDPFYRYETLVKMKKVLCKIFPSVTYWNEDYKDDLATISGCYGIYLIPLAFSFPVIYQKDRWPVLDPKTAKLGDQEIVQLNIDKILNGSFVEELFQQMDIIKREWSKIHGYLNWQGILNNAYYLRGENIFTDFYDKPALVKHFFSIICEVMIRLAQKVQKRQRESGFYINHFSVSNCTLNMISPQIYREFLFPYDKKIAESFERFGVHTCNWDVTPYLEELKKLPKIGYLDMGIMSDLKRVKNMFPEARRAVGYSPVRLQEANLDEIKKDMKKIYDELSPCDVELADIEATTSDERIKEVLQICKNLELSKE